From the Simplicispira suum genome, the window TGACGTCCGGCACACGCGCGGTTCTAAGCGGTGATTTTGGCCGTCAGGTGCACATCGCGGGACCACGCAGCGAATTCACCGATTTGGCTGATTCGTTCAACGTGATGACCAGGGAGGTGGGGCGCGATCTGCAGCTTTTGCAATTGCTGGCGCAGATCGACCAAGCTATCGTGGAGCAGCGCCCATTTGAAGAGGTTGTGCAGCTGGTGCTTGCGCACGTTAATGTGGCGGCTTGCGGTGGATACATCTGTGTGGTGCGGTGGAGAGACCACGACGCCCATCCCTGGGCTCTTTCACTTGCTGACGACGGCTGCCTGGAGAAGCGTCCGACAGCGGTGCCGGGCGTAGTTGAACCAGCCGAACAGAGCAATTGCACTGCGATTACACCTTTTCAATGGGTGGACGTGCTGATCACGCAGACGCAATCCCAGCGTTTGTGGCTACGTATGGCGCGCGCGCCGTTTGCTGGCGGACGGGAGGATCGCGAGTTGAGCGCTTTTCGTCAGCGGCTGGCTGTGGCATTGCACGCCGAGCAGCGCGAACAGCAGTTGCGCGAGCGGGCGACCCGGGACAGTCTCACGGGGCTACTTAATCGACTGGGTATCGTCGAAGCGATTGACAGGCTTGCGTGCAGCAACTCCCCAGGAGGTCTGGGAGAAGCGCCGCGTTTCGCGGTGGTGTACATGGACCTCGATGGGTTCAAGGAAATCAACGACGCTTATGGACACGACGTGGGCGACTGCGTGCTCAAGGAGGTCTCAAGGCGACTGCTTGATTGCCTTGGCTCGGTTGCACTAGCCATCGGTCGGCCTGGCGGCGATGAATTCGTATTTGCGCTAGCGGTCGATGCGCACGGCCGCTTTCTCCGCGACATCGAGACGGTCATGCAGGCGGTGCGTGTGCCCTTCATGGTGCCTCCGCGTACCCTCCATTTGGCCGCTAGCTTTGGCTTTGCCATTTTTCCCGAGGACGGAGTGGCACACGATGATCTTCTCAAACACGCCGATCTAGCGATGTACAGCGCCAAGGTTGCGGGGCGCAACGTGCTGGTGCAGTTCGATCATGCGCTCAACGCCGAGTTGGCAGAGCGTATGGCCTTGCGCCGAGACCTGCGCGAAGCGCTGGCAGCAGGGCAGATTTTTGTAGTGTTCCAGCCACGCGTTGATAGCGGAAGCCGGCAAGTAGTCTCGGTTGAAGCGCTGCTGCGATGGCGTCATCCTGACAAAGGATTGATATCGCCCGATGTATTCATCGCATTGGCGGAAGAGTCTGACTTCATTCTCGAACTGGGTCAGTGGGTACTTCGCAAAGCGCTGCAACAGTTTCAACAGTGGCGGGCCGACCCGTATCACCACGTGCGGCATATGTCGGTCAATCTTTCTCCGCTGCAGTTGGCAGACCCCGCGCTGCCGGGCGAGCTACAGGACATGTTGTGCGAGTTCGACATCCTGCCGGGGCAGCTGGAGTTGGAAATTACCGAAGGAGCGCTCATCCGCGATATGGATGCGGCAATCAACCGCCTGGCCGCGTTGCGCAGTTTGGGCGTGGCCATCGCATTGGATGATTTTGGTGTGGGCTATTCAGCGATGAGCTACCTAAGCCGTTTGCCGTTCGATACGCTCAAAATCGACAAGAGCTTCGTGTTTGCCTTCGGTGCTGAGCGGTCGGCCCTGGCCATCGCGACGGCCATTGTGGCGTTGGCTCAGGCGCTGGACAAGCGCGTGGTGGCAGAGGGAGTCGAAACACTCGCGCAGGCAGCAATACTGGAAAAGCTAGGTGTGCAGGAGTTGCAGGGCTACCTATACGGCAAACCGCAGACCGCAGCAGAGTTGAAGGTGCTTTGGGCCGCTGCTGATGAAGGAAATAGTGGGAGAGCGGCGTAAAAGAAACCGCCATGCTCTAGCGCATACAACCTTCTACAGCGCGAGAACTGCCCACCGCAATACTGCGGTGTCCTGTGTTGGCCGGGGCTAACTTACTTTAGGCAGATCGCACCTTAGTGCTCCAGTTGGGTCTGCCTCTAAGCCAACTCGGCAATTAGTTCAATTTCCACGCAGGCGCCCATGGGAATCTGCGCCACGCCAAAGGCGCTGCGTGCGTGCACGCCGGCTTCGCCAAACACCTGCCCGAACAGCTCGCTGGCGCCGTTGGTCACCAGGTGCTGCTCGGTGAAGTCGCCCGTGGAGTTCACCAGACTCATGAGCTTCACGATGCGCTTGACCTGGTTCAGATCGCCGCCGGCGGCCGCTTGCAGCGTGCCCATGAGGTCAATGGCCACCGCACGCGCGGCGGCTTTGCCGTCGTCAGTGGAAATGTCGCGACCGAACTGTGCCACCCAGGGCTTGCCGTCCTTGCGCGCAATGTGGCCGCTGAGGAAGACGAGTTTGCCGGTCTGCACATAGGGCACATAGGCGGCGGCGGGCACCGAGACCGGTGGCAGGGTGATGTTGAGTTCTTTGAGTTTGTCGTAAACGCTCATGGCTGCTTCCTCGGGTTCGAAAAACCGTCGATGGTACACAGCCAGGTCTGGCCCTTCTCTGCACAGTAGCATCCGCTGATGCCGCCTTCCACCGCGCCTGACCTGCCCACCGAGCCGTCCGACAACGCGCCGTCGGACCAGGGGCCGGCGCGTGCGCAGGCGCCCTTGCGGCGCAATCGCCCGGCGCCGAATGCGGGCGCGTTGGTGCCGGTGTTGCTTGGGGTGGTGGGCGGGTCCGTGCTGCAGATCCAGCAGCCGGCCTTGTGGAGCTTCATGGCGTACGGTGCGTGCATGCCGGTGGCGCTGACCTTGGGACTTTTCGCATTCTGGCTGCGCACCCGGCGGGGACGCCTGGCGAGCAGCTTCGTCGGGCTGGCGGTGGCTTTGGCTGTCTTTGCCCTTTGCGGCCTGCGCTCGCTGAACTATGCGAAGACTGCTCTGGATCCGGCGCTCGAAGGCCAAGACATTGCCATCGTTGCGGTGGTCTCCGGGCTGCCCCAGCCTATGGAAGTGGGCGTGCGGTTTCGGGTGCGTGTGCTTTCCGCCGAGCGCCAGGGTGCGGTGGTGCGACTGCCCGAGCAGATCGATCTGGGCTGGTACCGCAACGCGAGCGACGAGGGGGCGGGCGTTGGGCGAGAAGCCGCCGCGTTCGCGCCCCATGCAGGCGAACGCTGGCAGATGACGGTGCGCCTCAAGGCACCGCACGGCGCGCGCAATCCGCACGGGTTTGACTACGAACTTCTTCAATGGGAGCAGGGCGTGCAGGCGGTCGGCTATGTGCGCTCCGGACCTAAGGACCCGCAGCCCCTACGGCTCGATGCCGCCCTGCGCTACCCGGTGCTGCAACTGCGCGAGCGTATGCGGGACGCGATTCTTGCCGAGCTGGCCAGCGTCTCCGAAGGGGCGGCCGATCTGCGCGCGGCCGGCGTGGTGGCGGCGCTCGTCACAGGAGATCAGCGGGCCATTGACCGCAGCGACTGGAACGTGTTCCGCGCCACCGGCGTCGCCCACCTGGTCAGCATTTCAGGATTGCACATCACGCTCTTTGCCTGGCTTGCCGCGCAAGCAGTAGGCGCCTTGTGGCGGCGCGCACCGCGCCTGTGTCTGGCATTCCCGGCGCAATCGGCGGCGCTTCTGGGTGGCTTGCTGCTTGCAAGTTTGTATGCGCTGTTCAGCGGCTGGGGTGTGCCGGCGCAGCGCACGGTGCTGATGCTGGCGGTGGTGGTGGGCTTGCGCCTGGCAGGGCGGCGCTGGCCTTGGCCGCATGTCTGGCTGTTGGCGTGTGCGGCGGTGGTCTTGCAGGACCCCTGGGCCTTGCTGCAGGCCGGTTTCTGGCTCAGTTTTGTTGCGGTCGGGGTGCTTTTTGCTATCAACCCGATAGCTGACAACGCAAGCAGCAAAAGCGCTGGAGCCCGATTTGTCTCAATGTTTCGCGAACAATGGAGTGTGACGGTGGCACTGGCGCCTCTCACGCTGCTGCTGTTCGGCCAGGTGTCGCTGGTGGGCTTTCTGGCCAACCTGGTGGCGATTCCATGGGTGACGCTGGTGGTCACGCCGCTGGCGTTTGCCGGCGTGCTGTGGGCGCCGCTGTGGCATCTGGCAGCGTGGTGTGTGCAGCTGCTGGGCTGGCTGCTGGGCCTGCTCGCCGCCATACCCTGGGCGCAGTTTGAGGTGGCTTCTGCGCCCCTGGGGGCCGGCTTGGCCGCAGTGCTTGGCGGCGTGCTGCTGGCCGCGCGGCTGCCATGGTCTGTGCGGCTGGTGGGCCTGCCGCTGTGCCTGCCGGTGCTGCTTTGGCAGGCGCCGCGGCCGCCGCAGGGGACGTTTGAATTGCTTGCCGCTGACATTGGCCAGGGCAACGCCGTGCTGGTGCGCACGGCTCAGCACGCGCTGCTGTACGACACCGGGCCGCGTTACAGCGTAGCGAGCGACGCGGGAGAGCGTGTGCTGGTGCCCCTGTTGCGCAGCCTCGGCGAGCGCGTCGACACCGTCATGCTCAGCCACCGCGACAGCGACCACACGGGCGGCGCAGCGGCGGTGCTGGCCCAGCAGCCGCAGGCGGCGCTGACGGGATCGATCGCCGGCGAAGCCGGGCTGCTGGCCTTGCGTGCGTGGACGCCTTGCGTAGCTGGCCAAGCCTGGGTGTGGGATGGCGTTGACTTCGAGCTGCTGCACCCCTTTGAAGCCGCGCCGGCGCAGGCCCTGGCAGGCGACAAACCCAACGCCCACAGCTGCGTGCTGCGCGTGCGTGCGCAAAGCGGTGCCAGCGCCCTGCTGGCGGGTGACATCGAGCGCGCGCAGGAACTGGCGCTGGTTCAGCGCGGCGCGGCGCCCCGCGTGGATTTGCTGCTGGTGCCTCACCACGGCAGCAAGACTTCGTCGAGCGCCCCATTTCTGGAAGCCGTGCAGCCGCGCATCGCCTTGGTGCAGGCGGCCTACCGCAGCCGCTTTGGCCACCCGGCGGCCGAAGTGGTCGAGCGCCTGCATGCCCATGGCGCGCAGGTGATCGACACGGCGCATTGCGGCGCCGCGACTTGGCAGTCCGATAGCCCGGCCAGCGTGCGCTGCGAGCGTGCGGTCGAGCGTCGCTACTGGCAGCACGTCGTACCTTGATCTGGGCATGGCGCACAACTTGCTATCCTGTCTCCAGGAGGACCTGCGAATGCCGAAGTTCGACGAGATGTACACGGTGCTTCCATTTGGCGGAAGCGACGTGCGGGCGCACTACAAGCGCTATGCCGAATGGCTGGCACGCCAGAGCGATGCGTCCATGGAGGCGCGGCGGCTGGAAGCAGAGATGATTTTTCGGCGCGTCGGCATCACCTTCGCGGTGTATGGCACCAAGGACAGCGGCGCAGCAGGCAACGAGCGCCTGATTCCATTTGACCTGGTTCCGCGGATCATTTCAGCGCAGGAATGGGCGCGCATGGAGCGAGGCCTGGTACAGCGCGTGACGGCACTCAACCGTTTTCTGCACGATGTTTACCACGAGCAAGATATCCTGCGCGCGGGCATTGTGCCGGCCGATCTGGTGCTGAAGAATGCCCAGTACCGCCCGGAGATGGCTGGCGTGGAGGTGCCGCGTGGCGTCTACGCACACATTGCCGGCATCGATATCGTGCGCGCCGCCAATGCGCAGGGCGACGGCGTTTTTTATGTGCTGGAAGACAACCTGCGCGTGCCCTCTGGCGTCTCCTACATGCTGGAGAACCGCAAGATGATGATGCGGCTGTTTCCGGACCTGTTCAGCATGCACGCTGTCGCGCCGGTGGCGCATTACCCTGATTTGTTGCTGGAAACCCTGCGCGAGAGCGCGCCCGCAGGCAGCGCCGACCCCTGTGTGGTGGTGCTGACGCCGGGCATGCACAACAGCGCGTATTTCGAACATGCCTTTCTGGCCCAGCAAATGGGCGTCGAATTGGTGGAAGGCCAGGACTTGCGCGTCAAGGACGGCTTCGTCTACATGGGAACGACGCGTGGCCTGCAGCGGGTGGATGTCATCTACCGGCGCGTGGACGATGACTACCTCGACCCCAGTGTCTTTCGCGCCGGCTCCACGCTGGGTTGCGCGGGCCTGATGGAAGCCTACGCAGCCGGCAATGTCGCCCTCTGCAACGCGGTGGGCACGGGGGTGGCCGACGACAAATCGGTCTATCCCTATGTGCCCGACATGATCCGTTTTTACCTTGGCGAGGAGCCGGTTCTGGAGAATGTGCCCACCTGGATGTGCCGCAAACCCGAAGATCTGAAGTACGTGCTGGCGCACCTGCCCGAGCTGGTGGTCAAGGAAGTGCATGGCGCCGGCGGCTATGGCATGCTGATCGGTCCAGCCGCGAGCCAGTCTGAGATCGAGCAGTTTCGCAACGCGCTCATCGCCAACCCGGCGCTCTACATCGCCCAGCCCACGCTCTCGCTGTCGAGCTGCCCCACTTATGTGGAAAGCGGGCTGGCGCCGCGCCACATCGACCTGCGCCCCTTCGTGCTCTCGGGCAGCGAGGTGCAAATGGTGTCCGGCGGCCTCACCCGGGTGGCCCTGGCCGAGGGTTCGCTGGTGGTCAATTCGTCCCAGGGCGGCGGTACCAAGGACACCTGGGTGCTGCAGGAAGAAGGGAGCGAATGATGCTGAGCCGCACTGCCGATCATCTGTTCTGGATGTCCAGATATACCGAACGGACAGTAAAGCCCGACGCAGGAGGGGTTTCATCAGAATACCGCGGGCGCGCGCAGCGCGTGCGGGGTTCTCTGCCCGAGGAGACCGCATGCTAAGCCGCACTGCCGATCACCTGTTCTGGATGTCCAGATACACCGAGCGGGCAGTAAAGCCCGACGCAGGAGGGGTTTCATCAGAATACCGCGGGCGCGCGCAGCGCGTGCGGGGTTCTCTGCCCGAGGAGGACGCATGCTGAGCCGCACCGCCGACCACCTGTTCTGGATGTCCAGATACACCGAGCGGGCAGTAAAGCCCGACGCAGGAGGGGTTTCATCAGAATACCGCGGGCGCGCGCAGCGCGTGCGGGGTTCTCTGCCCGAGGAGACCGCATGCTAAGCCGCACTGCCGATCACCTGTTCTGGATGTCCAGATACACCGAGCGGGCAGAGAACACCGCCCGCATGCTGAACGTCAGTTACGAAACCTCGCTGCTGCCGCAGTCGGCCGCCAAGGCACAGTCGCTCTGGCGCGGGCTGCTTTCGATCAGCGAGCTGATTCCGGCCTACACCGCGCGCCATGGCGCCATCGTGCCGGCGCGGGTGCTGGAGTTCATGGTGCGCGATGGCAACAATCCTTCGTCCATCGTCGCTTGCCTGCGCGGCGCGCGCGAGAACGCCCGGGCCGTGCGCGGTGCGCTCACCACCGAGATCTGGGAGACGCAAAACCAGACCTGGCTGGAACTCAACCGCCAGATCGAAGGCGGTGCCTTTGAACGCGATCCCGGCCAGTTCTTTGAATGGGTGAAATACCGCTCCCACCTCTCGCGCGGCGTCACCCTGGGCACCATGCTGCAGGACGAAGCCTTTCACTTTCTTCGGCTCGGCACCTTTTTGGAGCGCGCCGACAACACCGCGCGCCTGCTCGACGTGAAGTTTCACGCCGTGAAAAGCGACTTCTACGGCAGCGCCGACGATGGCGAGCAGGAGTATGACTTCTACCACTGGAGCGCCATTCTGCGCAGCGTCTCGGCGTTTGAGGTGTACCGCAAGGTCTACCGTGACGTGATCACGCCCGAGCGCGTCGCCGACCTGCTGATTTTGCGGCGCGACATGCCGCGCTCGCTGCACGCCAGCCTGCACGAAGTGGTGAGCAACCTTGCGGTGGTGGGCAACGAGCACTCGGGCGAAACCCAGCGGCGCGCCGGCCGCATGAACGCCGAGCTGCAGTTTGGCCACATTGACGAAATCCTTGCCACGGGCCTGCATGCCTTCCTGACCCAGTTCCTCGACCGTGTGAATGATCTGGGCGCAGGCATCAGCCGTGATTTTTTGGTGCCGGTTTCCGCCTGATTGCCTATTCGCGGGTCGCGCGGCGCTGCTCGCGCAGCATGAAAAGGTACAGGCTCTCGACTTTCTCGCGCGCCCAAGGTGTTTTGCGCAAGAATTTCAGGCTGGAGTTCACGCTGGGCTCATGCGAGAAGCAGCGCACCGGCATTTGCTCGGCCAGGCCGGGCCAGCCATAGTAGTCGGAGAGCGCGCGCACCATGGCTTCAAGTGTCACGCCATGCAAGGGGTTGTGCCGCTGGGTGGCGGGCGGCACAGGTGGTTCGGGCGGCATAGGCGGAGGCGTTTCTTGCATGGGGGTGCGATGGCAGGCGAGTGAGCAGGCATTGTCGCAAAGCGCTGCAACGACAATGGCTGGGGTTTTGTCGCTGGGGAGTGTGCCCATAGAAAAAGCGGACCCTTGGTCCGCTTCGGATACGCAGGTGCCTGCGGCCTATTCGAGTTCGCTCATCTGCGATTGCAGGTAGTTCTGCAGGCCCACCTTGGAAACCAGATCAATCTGCGTCTCCAGAAAATCGATGTGCTCTTCGGTGTCGTCGAGGATGGTTTGCAGCAAATCACGCGAGACATAGTCGCGCACCGATTCGCAGTGCGCCATGCCTTCTTTGACCGTCGCCTGCGCGCCGCGCTCCAGGCCCAGATCGCAGGCCAGCATCTCGGGCACGTCCTCGCCAATCATCAGCTTGCCCAGGTCTTGCAGGTTGGGCAGGCCGTCCAGCATGAAGATGCGGTCCATCAGCATGTCGGCGTGCTTCATCTCGCCCATGGACTCGTCGTACTCCTTCTTCGCCAGCTTGCCAAAGCCCCAGTGCTTGAGCATGCGGTAGTGCAGAAAGTACTGGTTGATGGCGGTCAGCTCGTTCTTGAGCTGGGCCTGTAGGTAGCCAATGACCTTTGCGTCGCCTTGCATAGCGGACTCCTTATCGTGTGCGGCAATGAAGCTGCCATTGTGCGTCCAGCACCGACCACCCCGCACCCATCGGGGCATTGAAATAGTTAAAAAGCATCGTATCAATCAAATCAATTGATTGGATTTATTGATTGATTGTGCCTAGACTTGTCATCGTGTTCAGTTCATCACCCGAAAGGAAACCAACAATGTCCCTCATCAATACGCAAGTCCAGCCGTTCAAGAACCAGGCCTTCCACAACGGCAAGTTCGTCGAAGTGACCGAGCAAAGCATCAAAGGCAAATGGGCTGTGGTGATCTTCATGCCGGCAGCCTTCACTTTCAACTGCCCGACCGAAGTCGAAGACGCGGCCGAGCATTACGCAGAATTTCAGAAGGCCGGTGCCGAGGTGTACATCGTCACCACCGACACGCATTTCTCGCACAAGGTGTGGCACGAGACCTCGCCCGCCGTGGGCAAGGCCAAGTTCTTCCTGGTCGGCGACCCAACGCACCACCTGACCCGCGCCTTTGACGTGCATATCGACGAAGAAGGCCTGGCGCTGCGCGGCACCTTCATCATCAACCCCGATGGCATGATCAAGACCATGGAAGTGCATTCCAACGAAATCGCCCGCGACGTCACGGAAACGCTGCGCAAGCTCAAGGCCGCCCAGTACACCGCGGCGCACCCGGGTGAAGTCTGCCCGGCCAAGTGGAAAGAGGGCGAGAAGACGATTGCGCCTTCGCTGGATCTGGTCGGCAAGATCTAAACGCATTCTCTAAGCGCCCCAAGACGCCCGGGTGCTTGGCGCCCGGGCTTTTTTACGCCCAAAAACCAAAATTACAGGAGTTCCACCATGCTCGACGACAACCTCAAGACCCAATTGAAAGCCTATCTGGAGCGCCTGCAGCGCCCGGTGGAGCTGGTCGCCACGCTGGACGACAGCGCTACGTCGAACGAGCTGCGCGAACTGCTGCAGGACATCCGCGCCCAGTCGGACAAGATCACCGTGGTCGAGAACAACGCGCTGGACGTGCGCAAACCCTCGTTCCTGATCACCAACCCCGGCCAGGACAGCGGCGTGCGCTTTGCCGGCGTGCCGCTCGGCCACGAATTCACCAGCCTCGTGCTGGCGCTGTTGCAGGTCGGCGGCCATCCCTCGAAGGAAGCGGCCGATCTGCTGGAGCAGATCAAGGCGCTGGAGGGCGACTTCCACTTCGAAACCTACTACTCGCTCTCGTGCCACAACTGCCCGGACGTGGTGCAGGCGCTGAACCTGATGAGCGTGTTGAACCCACGCATCACGCACACCGCGATTGACGGCGGCGTGTTCCAGAAGGAAATCGAAGCGCGCGAAGTCATGGGCGTGCCTACCGTGTTTCTGAACGGCGAGCGCTTTGGCCAGGGCCGCATGGAGTTGGCCGAAGTGGTCGCCAAGCTCGACACCGGCGCTGGTGCTCGCGACGCGGCCAGGCTCAATGCCAAGGAGCCGTTTGATGTGCTGATCGTCGGCGGCGGCCCGGCCGGCGCGGCCGCGGCGGTGTATGCGGCGCGCAAAGGCATTCGCACCGGCGTGGCCGCCGAGCGCTTTGGCGGCCAGGTGCTCGACACCGTAGGCATCGACAACTTTCTCTCGGTGCAACACACCGAGGGCCCGCAATTCGCCGCCGCCATGGAGCGCCATGTACGCGACTACGAGGTGGACATCATGAACCTGCAGCGCGCCACGGCCTTGGTTCCGGCCAGCACCGAGGGCGGGCTGATCGAGGTGCAGTTCGAGAATGGGGCGAGCCTCAAGAGCCGCACCGTCATCGTCTCGACCGGCGCGCGCTGGCGCAACATGAACGTGCCGGGCGAGGAGGAATACCGCACCAAGGGCGTCACCAACTGCCCGCACTGCGACGGCCCGCTGTTCAAGGGCAAGCATGTGGCGGTGATTGGCGGCGGCAACTCGGGCGTTGAAGCGGCGATTGACCTCGCCGGGGTGGTCGCCCGCGTCACCGTGCTGGAATTTGCGCCAGAACTCAAGGCCGACGCGGTGCTGCAGAGAAAGCTCCTGAGCATGCCCAACGTCACCGTCATCACCAACGCGCAAACCACGCAGGTGGTGGGCGACGGCAGCAAGGTCACCGGACTGAACTACACCGACCGCGCCACCGGCGAAGCGCAGGACATCGCGCTCGAAGGCATCTTCGTGCAGATTGGCCTGTTGCCCAGCACCGACTGGCTCAAGGGCACGGTGGAACTGTCGCGCTTTGGCGAAGTCCAGATCGACGGCCACGGCCGTACCGACGTGCCGGGCGTGTTCGCTGCCGGCGACTGCACCACGGTGCCGTTCAAGCAGATCGTGATTGCGGCGGGCGATGGAGCGAAGGCAGCGCTGAGTGCCTTTGATCACTTGATTCGTACCACGGCGCCGGCTTGAATTTCAAAGAAAATAGGGCTCTAGCGCTTATACAGTAAGCGCAAGTAGCTATATATTTAGGAGCGACGGCGCTGTCGGAAGCAGCGCCGTCGCCTTTTTATTAAGTGGCGCGGTGTTGAATGGGTGTTGGAGCGCCAGTGCTATCGCCGGCTGCCGTTGACGGGCTGGACTGCTGCGGGCCTTCAGCGGGCTCTGCGATCAGCTGCCCAAGCAGCGCGCCGAGCG encodes:
- the ahpF gene encoding alkyl hydroperoxide reductase subunit F, which gives rise to MLDDNLKTQLKAYLERLQRPVELVATLDDSATSNELRELLQDIRAQSDKITVVENNALDVRKPSFLITNPGQDSGVRFAGVPLGHEFTSLVLALLQVGGHPSKEAADLLEQIKALEGDFHFETYYSLSCHNCPDVVQALNLMSVLNPRITHTAIDGGVFQKEIEAREVMGVPTVFLNGERFGQGRMELAEVVAKLDTGAGARDAARLNAKEPFDVLIVGGGPAGAAAAVYAARKGIRTGVAAERFGGQVLDTVGIDNFLSVQHTEGPQFAAAMERHVRDYEVDIMNLQRATALVPASTEGGLIEVQFENGASLKSRTVIVSTGARWRNMNVPGEEEYRTKGVTNCPHCDGPLFKGKHVAVIGGGNSGVEAAIDLAGVVARVTVLEFAPELKADAVLQRKLLSMPNVTVITNAQTTQVVGDGSKVTGLNYTDRATGEAQDIALEGIFVQIGLLPSTDWLKGTVELSRFGEVQIDGHGRTDVPGVFAAGDCTTVPFKQIVIAAGDGAKAALSAFDHLIRTTAPA